A genomic stretch from Hymenobacter psoromatis includes:
- a CDS encoding ABC transporter ATP-binding protein, with translation MSAKNPRGGHGPEKPAVSVRERVSALRNLPAFLRLIWQTSPALTMGNIGLRLIRAALPLAMLYVGRLIIDDIVQLTKLPAAARALPPVFGLVALEFGLVLLADALGRAVALLDSLLGDLFANASSVRLMRHAAELDLDQFEDSNFYDKLERARRQTLSRSVLMSQVLAQGQDAVTLVLLAAGLVAFQPWLLGLLLLAVVPAFLGESHFNERSYSLSHSWTPERRELDYLRQTGASDETAKEVKIFGLSDFLIDRFATLSDTFYAQNKSLSLRRAGWGTVFAAVGAAGYYGAYLYIIQQAVAGAISIGQLTFLAGSFARLRGLLEGILSRFSQVADGALYLQDFFDFFQIQPRIVRPALGQAVRPFPRPIRQGFTFEDVGFKYKNAEKWALRHLSFELQAGEKLALVGENGAGKTTLVKLLARLYDPSEGRILLDGHDLREYDPAELRQEIGVIFQDFVRFQLPAGQNLAVGRIEERQNQSRIEQAAGQSLADTVITKLPLGYDQMIGRRFNGGVDLSGGEWQKIALGRAYMREAQLLILDEPTAALDARAEYEVFQRFKELTQGKTAVLISHRFSTVRMADRILVVENGRVQEIGSHEELLAKDGRYAELFALQAAGYR, from the coding sequence ATTTCCGCGAAGAACCCCCGCGGTGGGCACGGCCCCGAAAAGCCCGCCGTGAGCGTGCGCGAGCGGGTGTCGGCGCTGCGCAACCTGCCGGCTTTTTTGCGGCTGATTTGGCAGACTTCGCCGGCTCTCACGATGGGCAACATCGGGCTGCGGCTAATCCGGGCGGCCCTACCCCTGGCCATGCTCTACGTGGGCCGGCTCATCATTGATGATATCGTGCAGCTGACCAAATTGCCGGCCGCTGCCCGCGCCCTACCCCCCGTGTTTGGGCTGGTGGCGCTGGAATTCGGCCTCGTGCTGCTGGCCGACGCGCTGGGCCGCGCCGTGGCCCTGCTCGATTCGCTGCTCGGCGATTTGTTTGCCAATGCTTCGTCGGTGCGCCTCATGCGCCACGCCGCCGAATTGGACTTGGACCAGTTTGAGGACAGTAACTTTTACGACAAGCTGGAGCGCGCCCGCCGCCAGACGCTTTCGCGCTCGGTGCTCATGAGCCAGGTGCTGGCGCAGGGCCAGGATGCCGTGACGCTGGTGCTGCTGGCCGCCGGGCTGGTGGCGTTTCAGCCGTGGCTGCTGGGGCTGCTGCTGCTGGCCGTGGTGCCCGCCTTCCTGGGCGAAAGCCATTTCAACGAGCGCAGCTACTCGCTCTCGCACTCCTGGACGCCCGAGCGCCGCGAGCTGGACTACCTGCGCCAGACCGGGGCCAGCGACGAAACAGCGAAAGAGGTCAAAATCTTCGGCTTATCCGATTTTCTGATTGACCGCTTCGCTACCCTCTCCGATACCTTTTACGCGCAGAATAAGTCGTTATCATTGCGTCGCGCCGGCTGGGGCACCGTGTTTGCGGCGGTGGGCGCGGCGGGCTACTACGGGGCCTACCTCTACATTATTCAGCAGGCCGTGGCGGGGGCCATTTCCATTGGGCAGCTCACGTTTCTGGCCGGCTCGTTTGCCCGGCTGCGGGGCTTGCTCGAAGGCATCCTGAGCCGCTTCAGCCAGGTGGCCGACGGGGCGCTGTACTTGCAGGATTTCTTTGATTTTTTCCAGATTCAGCCGCGTATCGTGCGGCCGGCCCTGGGTCAGGCGGTGCGGCCGTTCCCGCGGCCCATCCGGCAGGGCTTCACATTTGAGGACGTGGGCTTTAAGTACAAGAATGCCGAGAAGTGGGCGCTGCGCCACCTGAGCTTCGAGCTACAAGCCGGCGAAAAGCTGGCGCTGGTGGGCGAAAACGGGGCCGGCAAAACCACGCTCGTCAAGCTGCTGGCCCGCCTCTACGACCCCAGCGAGGGCCGCATTCTGCTCGACGGCCACGACCTGCGCGAGTACGACCCGGCCGAGCTGCGCCAGGAAATCGGGGTTATTTTCCAGGATTTCGTGCGCTTCCAGCTGCCGGCCGGCCAGAACCTGGCCGTGGGCCGCATTGAGGAGCGCCAGAACCAGTCCCGCATCGAGCAGGCCGCCGGCCAGAGCCTGGCCGATACCGTCATTACCAAGCTGCCCCTGGGCTACGACCAAATGATTGGCCGCCGCTTCAACGGCGGCGTGGACCTGAGCGGCGGCGAGTGGCAGAAAATCGCCCTGGGCCGCGCCTACATGCGCGAGGCGCAGCTGCTCATCCTCGACGAGCCCACCGCCGCCCTCGACGCCCGCGCCGAGTACGAAGTCTTCCAGCGCTTCAAGGAGCTGACGCAGGGCAAAACCGCCGTGCTCATCTCCCACCGCTTCAGCACCGTGCGCATGGCCGACCGCATCCTGGTGGTCGAGAACGGCCGCGTGCAGGAAATCGGCTCCCACGAGGAGCTGCTGGCCAAGGACGGGCGCTACGCGGAGCTATTCGCGTTGCAGGCGGCGGGGTATCGGTAG